TGAGTACAAATTCTTTGTATCGCAGATAGAGGGGAGCTTTAGGAGGCAGTGTTGGAAATCCTAAAGGTGCCAGCTGAAGATCTGCAAGGTTACTCTGTGCAAATAAACAAGAACCATAAAGTTCAAGTAGCTGCTTTGCCACAGCCTAAATAGGGGCTGAAAGGTTTGATGTGCATGTGGTGGTAGAAGACAAGAGGGGCTACTTGTGGAGACGGATAACAGATACACCAATACAATCCATGGATATTTGGGGTTTAGCAGGGCCCACAATTGCCGTTGAGGTACCTGTGGCCTCGGCCCCAGCTGCCATATCCGCAACCCCCATAGCCCCTGTAGCCCCCATAACCTCTGTAGCCtccatagcccccaaggcctccatagccccaagagccccaagagcctccatagcccccaaggcctccaaaaccgccacggcctccaaaagtgccaccaaagccccctccaactccgggggctcccgccgagccaacaacgctgtactgcgggaaggagctgaggatgggcccggggaaggtgaccaccgagggcgggggctggatcaccaccgtggagtcggggcactgccgcacgcagggctcgttgcaggtgtcagccagcggggccggggcggccaccccgcaggaaggggcgcacaggctggagcaggacatctTCCAGGCAGGCAAGGAGTGCTGGAAAAGGCACCAGGGATTAGGCCAgggtgtggggaaggggctgtatggagggaggcaggcagagatccCCAAGAGGCTTCCAAGAGCTGGACTTACCCGGTTGATTGGGAGAGTCAAGTGGAGGAAGATGGATAGAGGGCTGCAAAGGCCTCAGCTCTTTTATACGTGTCCCACACTGCCTGGGGCGTCGgccaagggggtggtggtggaaaccCCACGTAGTCatgaaatcaagtgaaaaagCTTCATGACACAGATAATGAAGCGAGACAATTATAGCCCTCTTCACTGGGGACTTTGGTGTGCAAACGTGCCCTGAAGAGGATAGGGGCGATGGGAGGGACAGACCGTGACACgtcattacatgaaagacaaggcgGTGCTGTAGTTGACCTCGTGCCACCAATAAACCCCGATCTGTCCCTGATCCCCCACTTTGCCTATGTAGAAGAGTCCCGGGCATCttgcagaagtgctttgcaaTCCTGGGCACAGCCATCACGCCTGTCATTAGCTCTCTTTTACAGGCTGGTAAACAGAGGCAGCGGGAGGTTGGGCAAAGGCAGAAGGCATTCCACACGCTCGGGGTGACTTCCAAATGCCCACCATCTCTGAATGCCGGCAACAGCTGCGCATCTCACGGTCTTGGGGTCCACAGGCATCTCTGCTAATTGCCCACCCCGAAGGCTCGGGCGGGCATTGGGATTTTTAGGTCCCGGTTTCACTTGACGGCCATGCAAAGAGTAGAGGAGACGGGTGCCACGTGTGGCAAAACCGCAAACGCACAGCGGCCTGGTAGAGACGCGATGGGCACGGCAGTGGGGTAGAGCACAGGAGACCTCTGAGACGGGGGACGTatatggaggagcagaagggcagcAACGCGACCAGGTCACtgtcagctccttcagcctcgTGTCTGTGAGCGTGGTCCTCCCCGAGCCCCCTCTGGAGGGACTTGATTACTCACCTGGGCACTGAGGACTGTGCCCGGAGATGCTGGCCGAGCATCCACAGAGAGCCAGGCTGCATGTGGCCACGCTCCCTACGGGCACAGGCATGCTGGGCACCGATGGCTCTGGGTGCGTGGCTGgactgctgctgagtgctgagtGTGGCGTGGTTGGGCACAGCAATCTTCTGCAAGATGCCCAGGATTCTTCTACGTAAGCAAAGTGAGGGATTAGGGACAGGTCAGGGTTTATTGGTGCCGCGAGTTCAGCTACAGCAGcgccttgtctttcatgtaatgatGCGTCACACTCTGTCCCTCCCatcacctctttcttctccagggcaCGTTTGCACGCCAATGTCCCCAGTGAGGAGGCACATAGTTGTCTCGCACCGCTATCTGTGTCAGGAAGCTTGTCCGCTTGAATTCATAATTACCTGGGGTTTTTGCAACCGCCCCCTTGGCCGATGGCCCGGGCAGTCTGGGACATGTATAAAAGAGCTGAGGGCTTTGCAGCCCTCTGTCCAGTTTCCTCCGCTTGACTCTCCTGATCACTGTGGTAAGTCCAAGTCTTAcctccacctttccttcctcagcagtGGCTTTCTCAAGGTGTCTTTTGCTGAGTGCTCCACCACACTTTCATAGCACATGGTTAGGATGTGATGGTGCTGTTTCAGAActatggaaaggatggaaatttaaaCTCGTAGGTACGATGCCCCGAGTAtgccagtgccctcaagtccTTTGGGAGCTTGgtgattttccatctgctttggatGAGGGAGTTTTGCCTCCCTCCCGTGGCCGAGTAAGAACCAGGGAGCATGAGGGCAGCAAGGGgtctaaagcagcatttcaactCTGGAACGTGTTTTTGCTCTGACTGCCGAGATAATCCCGAGCACGCCCTGGGACACAGGTTCCAAGTGTGAGAGAGGCCGGAGGGACTTAGGATCAGGCCTTGCACTGAGCCAGAGCTCTGCCTTGTCTTGCAGCTTTACCTCCCGAACCCAAggatgtcctgctccagcctgtgcgccccttcctgcggggtggccgccccggccccgctggctgacacctgcaacgagccctgcgtgcggcagtgccccgactccacggtggtgatccagcccccgccctcggtggtcaccttccccgggcccatcctcagctccttcccgcagtacagcgttgttggctcggcgggagcccccggagttggagggggctttggtggcacttttggaggccgtggcggttttggaggccttgggggctatggaggctcttggggctcttggggctatggaggccttgggggctacggaggctacgggggctacggaggctatggaggctacgggggctacggaggctatgggggttgcggatatggcggctggggccgaggccacaggtacctcaacggcaactgtgggccctgctaagccccacactggctccggccacagatgaaggagagctccagaaaagcccctggcacatcccGACACGACGCTCTGTGGAAGGACGTGCCTTCGGCATTGCTGCTCTCCGGAGCTTGGGTGCCTCGTGCCTGCTTGGGGCCCAgctgtgccttcctcctgccctactTGAGCATCCCTTCAAGACTTGTTGCCCCCTGATGACAGAGACCTGCACTAGGTGCCTGCTCCTGTGGCACAGCTGATGCTCGCTGTCGCTCTGccggctgccaggagatgtggggctgcccttggccggggccctgctcttctcccaactgcctcctcccctcaaagtgcaataaaagctgtgtcgcatcgcaaggtcgacccatggtttttcttcatccttccttcttctttcccacttCCCCCAAACCTCGGGGCGTGTTGGTGCGGGCTGCTTGAATCTGCCACGGTAGTGCCCTTGGAGCATTTGGGCAGTTTGCTCAGTGTCTTACAACTAGATGATGACAGTCCCAGCTGAGTCTTGTAGAGCACATCCCACTGAGCTTCCTCTGGTCTCCCACCAGCAATAAACACAATACATTCCCAAAGCCCACTTTGAATACGTGAAAGCGCCATAGGTGTCTTGCAGAAGCTCTTCCAAATCCCCTGCAAAACCAGCATGCCAGGCATTACCTCCTTTCATTGCCTTGTTAACGGCCACGTTTGGAGGTCCCGGGAAATGGAGAGACGACCACTGCATGTACAGGGCTGCTGGCCATGCCCCTGTGCCCAGCTAGAGGTGGGGGCCACCGGGAAGGAGTGAGATAGTCACAGCCAAGTCTTCCCAAATTTCCCCTCAGAGTCCTGAAGTGGCCACGGGTATCCAGTCAGGTGAAGCACAAAGCTCTccgagcaggaggttggactgtcTACCCTCCTGAGGTGCCTCCCTTCTCCAAGTATCTTCTGATCTTGTGATCCCAGGACGGCAAAGTGGTCTTGGACAGAGACAGTTCCGGCCAGAGCCACCAGGAAGGGCAGCGTGGCAGCACGTTGGTCGCTGCTGGGGAGCTCAAGAAAAGATGTCTCATCCGCAGCTGTGAACACAGAGGATGGGATAGAAGGCAGCGAAATGGCAAGAGCAGGCgttccttccttccactgcctgaactgaagtttgcacgtcttctctttcccttgaggGTGTTTCAAGCTCTGCCCGTCCTCGCAGCTGGCCAGGTCCCCCTGCACTGACTCTCGGCCACCCACCAGGTCCTGGCTCACGTGGTGTCCCCTGTGTGTCTGCTGAGGGCACAGTGGTGGAAGGGGGTTCTGGTGACCCCGTcatggctgctgtggctgggtgctTTGCGGGGGGTGTGGCAGCGTGGGCTACTTTGTGGGCTGGTGTGCAAACAAGGGCCAGCAGATCTGGTCCAGAGCACCGGGCTGTGGAAAGCTCTCCTGTCATTCTTTTCCTGGGCAGAGCCGTATCCCCAGGTGGCAGGTGGGTGACACAGGGAATCCCAGGAAGagcttctgctccagcagtgggGGCAAGACGGGGCCAAAagtgctgcaagcagcagtggaagacggaggaaaaacagggtgaggaggtggtgcaggggtgcagggatgtggaggggatggaggcatggcagttggggaggtgctgggggttgCTCACCGTCTCCCCTATCGACCCATGGCCTCCCAAGTGGCTCTGACCTGGGCCTTTGCCGTTGGAGCGGCTCCGTTGGCATCCCAGTCCCCGCGGCcccgaggctgcaggcagcccgtgggGAATGGCCAGAGCGGGCGGCAAACTCACTGTGGGGCCCAACAGCTCTTCTTGGGCTGTAGAGTGCAGGAGCCCAAAGTGgggggaagacagggaagggaaagagggagaagctgTTGGTGAAGGAGACGAGCGTGATCCCTGCTGCATAAGACGGGCTGGTGGAGGGACGTGctgccaagggcaggcaggaggaagcacagcagctcctgcaggtgcCCCTGACGAGGCCCCgggtgggagctggctggggcggCCCAGGGAGCCAAGGCTGCCACTCGGGGTACTGGGTAtggaggaaggatgaagaaaaaccatgggtcgaccttgcgatgcaacacagcttttattgcactttgaggggaggaggcagttgggagaagagcagggccccggccaagggcagccccacatctcctggcagccggCAGAGCGACAGCGAGCATCAGCCGTGCCGCAGGAGCAGGCGCTTAGTGCGGGTCCCTGTCATCTGGAGTCAGCGAGCTTTGAAGGGGtgatcagcagggcaggaggaaggcagagctgggcccCAAGCAGGCACGAGGCACCCAAGCTCCGGAGAGCAGCAATGCCGAAGGCACGTCCTTCCACAGAGCGTCGTGTCgggatgtgccaggggcttttctggagctctccttcatctgtggccggagccagtgtggggcttagcagggcccacagttgccgttgaggtacctgtggcctcggccccagccgccatatccgcaacccccatagcctccgtagcccccgtagcctccatagcctccgtagcccccgtagcctccgtagcccccaaggcctccatagccccaagagccccaagagcctccatagcccccaaggcctccaaaaccgccacggcctccaaaagtgccaccaaagccccctccaactccgggggctcccgccgagccaacaacgctgtactgcgggaaggagctgaggatgggcccggggaaggtgaccaccgagggcgggggctggatcaccaccgtggagtcggggcactgccgcacgcagggctcgttgcaggtgtcagccagcggggccggggcggcc
Above is a genomic segment from Harpia harpyja isolate bHarHar1 chromosome 9, bHarHar1 primary haplotype, whole genome shotgun sequence containing:
- the LOC128146551 gene encoding claw keratin-like, translated to MSCSSLCAPSCGVAAPAPLADTCNEPCVRQCPDSTVVIQPPPSVVTFPGPILSSFPQYSVVGSAGAPGVGGGFGGTFGGRGGFGGLGGYGGSWGSWGYGGLGGYGGYRGYGGYRGYGGCGYGSWGRGHRYLNGNCGPC
- the LOC128146379 gene encoding claw keratin-like — translated: MSCSSLCAPSCGVAAPAPLADTCNEPCVRQCPDSTVVIQPPPSVVTFPGPILSSFPQYSVVGSAGAPGVGGGFGGTFGGRGGFGGLGGYGGSWGSWGYGGLGGYGGYGGYGGYGGYGGYGGYGGCGYGGWGRGHRYLNGNCGPC
- the LOC128146141 gene encoding claw keratin-like, with translation MSCSSLCAPSCGVAAPAPLADTCNEPCVRQCPDSTVVIQPPPSVVTFPGPILSSFPQYSVVGSAGAPGVGGGFGGTFGGRGGFGGLGGYGGSWGSWGYGGLGGYGGYGGYGGYGGYGGYGGYGGCGYGGWGRGHRYLNGNCGPC